In Sebaldella termitidis ATCC 33386, one DNA window encodes the following:
- a CDS encoding HPr kinase/phosphorylase yields MVEISALEIRKYLALEEVYKNCELKDMKITAPKIQKMLGNLVSDAISGNNNCINIMGNEELEYLKKENAEERKRKLKNYFGTSPVFIILSDGINISEIMSFVKAENTDCVILRTAAGFQEINRSLKKVIRKKMRQETVLENTLFLEIFGMGVLIQGDKNLRNSLVLELIKKKHSFISNNGVRVIKYQSNEIFGKNMINDYSKYILKMTSGVEFDILKNFGTAVGRRSKRIDMLLILENWSPKKKFERLGLDEEFEKILDINIPKTIVPIKTGRSLSVIVEAVALNHRLKSMGENSSMTFFDETKKLIGRNKMRAEKISDKKLFLIETFENKAGLKKIAGKESELFIDSPVLYYPVFEASDLQNGIDRLHVFDEDISVRLEKFSDTERTKILEKYFERKISGILINKESSVKNEILKYCEMKNINLYENTDEFNITLDLAEDLLEFEVSPHTTVHGVLMEIYGLGVLITGKSGVGKSETGLELVTRGHRLIADDRVEIVLTPDKILKGYCGEIPYFMELRGVGIVNVKSLYGIGAVKESKSINMVVEIVEDEASEFIGNLTLTESFLEKEIVKKIIHINTGRNTATLVEAVALDYKGKRLEIGGKF; encoded by the coding sequence ATGGTAGAAATTTCTGCACTGGAGATAAGAAAATATCTCGCTCTGGAAGAAGTATACAAAAACTGTGAGCTGAAAGATATGAAAATTACTGCTCCAAAAATTCAGAAAATGCTTGGGAACTTAGTATCAGATGCAATATCTGGGAATAATAACTGTATTAATATCATGGGAAATGAAGAGCTTGAATATCTAAAAAAAGAGAACGCTGAAGAGAGAAAAAGAAAGCTGAAAAATTACTTTGGAACTTCTCCGGTCTTTATAATTTTATCTGACGGAATAAATATCAGTGAAATTATGAGTTTCGTAAAAGCGGAGAACACAGATTGTGTGATATTAAGAACAGCAGCAGGTTTTCAGGAAATAAACAGAAGTTTGAAAAAAGTTATCAGGAAGAAAATGAGACAGGAAACTGTTCTGGAAAATACATTATTTTTGGAAATATTTGGAATGGGAGTTTTGATACAGGGTGATAAAAACCTTCGAAATTCATTGGTTTTGGAGCTCATAAAGAAAAAACACAGTTTTATTTCAAATAACGGTGTAAGAGTAATAAAGTATCAAAGTAATGAAATATTCGGAAAAAATATGATAAATGATTACAGTAAATATATATTAAAAATGACCAGCGGAGTGGAGTTTGATATTTTAAAAAATTTTGGAACTGCAGTAGGAAGAAGAAGTAAAAGGATAGATATGCTTCTTATACTGGAGAACTGGTCGCCTAAAAAGAAATTTGAACGCTTAGGGCTGGATGAGGAATTTGAAAAAATACTGGATATAAATATACCTAAAACCATTGTTCCCATAAAAACTGGAAGAAGTCTTTCGGTAATAGTGGAAGCTGTGGCGTTAAACCACAGATTGAAATCAATGGGAGAAAATTCTTCAATGACCTTTTTCGATGAAACTAAAAAGCTGATTGGGAGAAATAAAATGAGGGCTGAAAAAATTTCAGATAAGAAACTTTTTCTTATAGAAACTTTTGAAAATAAAGCCGGATTAAAGAAAATAGCAGGTAAAGAAAGTGAACTTTTTATTGACAGTCCGGTATTATATTATCCCGTATTTGAAGCATCAGATCTGCAAAACGGCATAGACAGGCTTCATGTTTTTGATGAGGATATATCTGTTCGTCTGGAAAAATTTTCAGATACTGAGAGAACTAAAATACTGGAGAAATATTTTGAAAGAAAAATAAGCGGTATTTTAATAAATAAAGAAAGCTCTGTAAAAAATGAAATTTTGAAATATTGTGAAATGAAAAATATAAATTTATATGAGAATACAGATGAATTCAATATAACTCTGGATCTGGCAGAGGATCTGCTTGAATTTGAGGTTTCACCGCACACTACAGTCCATGGTGTTTTAATGGAAATATACGGGCTGGGAGTATTGATTACAGGAAAAAGCGGTGTCGGAAAAAGTGAAACAGGATTGGAACTGGTAACAAGAGGGCATCGGCTTATAGCAGATGACAGAGTGGAAATAGTGCTTACACCTGATAAAATTCTAAAGGGATATTGCGGGGAAATACCGTATTTCATGGAATTAAGAGGAGTAGGAATCGTTAATGTGAAATCTCTTTATGGGATAGGTGCGGTAAAAGAGAGCAAATCTATAAATATGGTAGTGGAAATAGTAGAGGATGAAGCAAGTGAATTTATAGGAAACCTGACACTTACAGAAAGTTTTTTGGAAAAAGAAATAGTAAAGAAAATAATACATATAAATACAGGGAGAAATACTGCCACACTGGTAGAAGCAGTAGCCTTGGATTATAAGGGGAAAAGGCTGGAAATAGGAGGAAAATTTTGA
- a CDS encoding SPOR domain-containing protein produces MRRNNGFLSFFIFLIFLTYVFYLTYGFFKQRKEVTNDIVSKLKIRRDDFYQDSEKAPIAEGEQIQEVQAEKTEADKNNAENTPEAVPAENQPESTEAAPEETPKPKEESTEAKTKAYIRVATYNKKTDADEALKKLDGDFKIRNSKTSSGKEVYIIISKTVSSNEDLEKLKEKVKNYSYQIINQK; encoded by the coding sequence ATGAGAAGAAACAATGGGTTCTTAAGTTTTTTTATCTTTTTGATATTTCTTACATATGTATTTTATCTTACATATGGATTTTTTAAGCAGCGTAAAGAAGTAACAAATGATATTGTTTCGAAGTTAAAAATAAGAAGAGATGATTTTTATCAGGACTCTGAAAAAGCACCTATTGCAGAAGGTGAACAGATACAGGAAGTTCAGGCGGAGAAAACAGAAGCAGATAAAAATAATGCTGAAAACACTCCGGAAGCTGTTCCGGCAGAAAATCAGCCTGAGAGTACAGAAGCTGCTCCGGAAGAAACGCCGAAACCAAAGGAAGAAAGTACTGAAGCTAAGACAAAGGCCTATATCAGAGTAGCAACATATAATAAAAAAACTGATGCAGACGAAGCACTTAAAAAATTAGACGGTGACTTTAAAATAAGAAACAGCAAAACAAGCAGCGGAAAAGAAGTCTATATTATTATTTCCAAGACTGTATCTTCAAATGAAGATTTGGAAAAACTGAAGGAAAAGGTTAAGAATTACAGTTATCAGATAATAAATCAAAAGTAG
- a CDS encoding 5'-methylthioadenosine/adenosylhomocysteine nucleosidase has product MVGIIGAMSEEVNIIKDEMQFSYEEIIGKFTFYIGSLRNRKIVLAESGIGKVNAAMLATIMIVKFNVKAVCFSGVAGALDSKLKVGDVVIGEKMLQHDMDVREFGLKKGEIPRMDTSVFLSNDRLMEIVKEYKLSNNKIYSGTIISGDQFISLKQAKQELAAEFNAMCVDMESAAVAQVCHRLDKKCLVIRSISDSVTDDSTMEYSQFTELAANNSKELVCHLAEVLSQEQI; this is encoded by the coding sequence ATGGTCGGTATAATCGGTGCAATGTCTGAAGAAGTTAATATAATAAAGGACGAGATGCAGTTCAGTTATGAGGAGATAATAGGTAAATTTACATTTTATATAGGAAGTCTTAGAAATAGAAAAATAGTACTGGCAGAGTCTGGAATAGGAAAAGTGAATGCTGCTATGCTGGCAACTATAATGATAGTAAAATTTAATGTAAAGGCTGTATGCTTTTCAGGAGTAGCCGGAGCATTGGACAGTAAGCTTAAAGTCGGAGATGTAGTAATAGGAGAAAAAATGCTTCAGCATGATATGGATGTAAGAGAATTTGGTTTGAAAAAAGGTGAAATTCCAAGAATGGATACTTCAGTATTTTTATCAAACGATAGATTAATGGAGATAGTAAAAGAATACAAACTGTCAAATAATAAAATTTATTCGGGAACTATAATTTCAGGAGATCAGTTCATAAGCCTAAAACAGGCAAAACAGGAACTGGCAGCCGAATTTAATGCAATGTGCGTGGATATGGAAAGTGCTGCAGTAGCACAGGTCTGCCACAGACTGGATAAAAAATGTCTTGTAATAAGATCGATTTCAGATTCTGTAACAGATGATTCCACAATGGAGTATTCACAGTTTACGGAGCTGGCCGCGAATAATTCCAAAGAGCTGGTATGTCATCTTGCAGAAGTGCTGTCACAGGAACAAATATAA
- a CDS encoding HdeD family acid-resistance protein, translated as MIHLDLEQLKNLGKENLKKQRIYYIILGILFAVAGVLCFAKPVVSGWAISVLMGILFIAGGIILILTTLFFKNLQNIWSLILEILLGIAYIFLGYEFLKNPLVGVLSLAFFIGFMFLAAGIMRITIAYSNKGYPGMGLFIFTGIVEILLAVFLIISWPQNSIALIAAFLGVQFICNSVDYFTISSYIKKLID; from the coding sequence ATGATTCATTTAGATTTAGAGCAGTTAAAAAATTTAGGAAAAGAAAATTTGAAAAAACAAAGAATATATTATATTATTCTGGGGATTCTCTTTGCAGTCGCAGGAGTTTTGTGTTTTGCGAAGCCGGTAGTTTCAGGCTGGGCAATAAGTGTACTAATGGGGATTTTATTCATAGCAGGAGGAATTATACTGATACTTACGACTTTATTCTTTAAAAATCTGCAGAATATATGGTCTCTGATACTGGAAATACTTTTAGGTATTGCTTATATTTTTCTGGGATATGAATTTTTGAAAAATCCGTTAGTAGGTGTATTATCACTGGCTTTCTTCATAGGCTTTATGTTTTTGGCAGCCGGGATAATGAGGATTACAATAGCATATTCTAATAAAGGATATCCGGGAATGGGTTTGTTTATATTTACAGGAATAGTGGAAATACTGCTTGCTGTTTTTCTGATAATATCATGGCCGCAAAATTCAATAGCACTTATAGCAGCATTTCTGGGAGTACAGTTCATATGTAATTCAGTGGATTATTTCACTATAAGCAGTTATATAAAAAAATTAATTGATTAA
- the pncA gene encoding bifunctional nicotinamidase/pyrazinamidase: MKKALLLIDLQKDFCRGGALEVRNSDDVIETANRAIKAFVKNKNLIIATKDWHPAGHKSFAVNSSANIGETGMLNGLPQVWWPVHCVENTPGAEFHDRLNRKNISKIVYKGRDTEVDSYSGFFDNGRKNKTDLNCFLGENEVQELYIMGLATDYCVKYTVMDALKLGYKVWLIEDGCMGVNINPDDSQKAVEEMKKNGVLLINSINLT, translated from the coding sequence ATGAAAAAAGCATTATTGTTAATTGATTTACAAAAAGATTTTTGCAGGGGAGGTGCTTTGGAAGTAAGAAACAGTGATGATGTAATAGAAACAGCAAACAGAGCAATAAAAGCATTTGTCAAAAACAAAAATCTGATCATTGCTACAAAGGACTGGCATCCGGCAGGACATAAAAGTTTTGCAGTAAATTCTTCTGCAAATATTGGAGAAACAGGTATGCTAAACGGACTTCCTCAGGTATGGTGGCCTGTACACTGTGTGGAGAACACTCCGGGAGCTGAATTTCATGACAGGTTAAACAGGAAAAATATAAGTAAAATAGTGTATAAGGGAAGAGATACAGAAGTAGACAGCTACAGCGGATTTTTTGATAACGGTCGAAAAAATAAGACGGATTTGAACTGCTTTCTTGGAGAAAATGAAGTACAGGAACTGTATATAATGGGTCTTGCGACGGATTATTGTGTGAAGTATACAGTTATGGATGCTTTGAAACTGGGATATAAAGTCTGGCTTATAGAAGACGGGTGCATGGGAGTAAATATTAATCCTGATGACAGTCAGAAAGCCGTGGAAGAAATGAAGAAGAATGGTGTCTTACTAATTAATTCAATTAATTTGACATAA
- a CDS encoding bifunctional folylpolyglutamate synthase/dihydrofolate synthase, whose product MNIDNILNKIFKLRAVPKKNLNNIKFVLKKLGNPEKNLKIIHIAGTNGKGSAASMLESVLITAGYNVGKFTSPHIIKFNERIVYNKKEIPDEEIAGFFDIIEKITEKYNIYLNFFEVTTIIMFCYFNKLKPDYTIIECGLGGRLDATNTGNSYLSVITNISFDHTAVLGNTLKEIAFEKAGIVHDGQICIFAGNHSELTEAVKNKTDNFVDIMTKYKNIDISLDKTTLHTKISLNNSIFEIPLYGIFQGWNFLLVYETAKILKIEDSIIAKGISDVKWPGRFEIYSKDPLIILDAAHNTDSVKVLRDNILSLYPKSETAVIISVLKDKNINEIFSLAEEFTDNIFCTSLSESHRGFTSEELKNVIKRNDPSIEYYFDDDLEKITRKALSLNKKVLIVCGSFYLISKFKELYNL is encoded by the coding sequence ATGAATATTGATAATATATTAAATAAAATTTTCAAACTAAGGGCAGTTCCAAAAAAAAATCTGAATAATATAAAATTTGTATTGAAGAAATTAGGAAATCCCGAAAAGAATCTAAAAATAATACATATTGCCGGAACAAACGGAAAAGGCTCTGCCGCTTCCATGCTGGAATCTGTTCTCATAACGGCAGGATATAATGTAGGAAAATTTACTTCTCCGCATATTATCAAATTTAATGAAAGAATTGTCTATAATAAAAAAGAGATTCCTGATGAAGAAATAGCAGGATTTTTTGATATAATTGAAAAAATTACAGAAAAATATAATATTTATCTGAATTTTTTTGAAGTTACCACAATAATAATGTTTTGTTATTTTAATAAGCTAAAACCTGACTACACAATTATAGAATGCGGTCTTGGCGGACGTCTTGATGCTACGAATACCGGCAATTCATATTTGTCGGTCATTACTAATATAAGCTTTGATCACACAGCTGTTTTAGGCAACACGCTTAAGGAAATTGCCTTTGAAAAAGCAGGGATAGTACATGACGGACAAATTTGTATCTTTGCGGGCAACCACTCCGAACTCACAGAAGCAGTAAAAAATAAAACAGATAATTTTGTTGACATTATGACAAAATATAAAAATATTGATATTTCACTTGATAAAACTACCTTACATACAAAAATTTCTCTTAATAACAGTATTTTTGAAATTCCGTTATATGGTATTTTTCAGGGCTGGAATTTTTTACTGGTTTATGAAACCGCTAAAATACTTAAAATCGAAGATTCTATTATTGCAAAAGGTATTTCCGATGTAAAATGGCCGGGAAGATTTGAGATTTATTCAAAGGATCCGTTAATTATCCTTGATGCAGCTCATAATACCGATTCAGTGAAAGTTCTGAGAGATAATATTCTTTCTCTTTATCCTAAAAGTGAAACTGCTGTGATTATTTCCGTTTTAAAAGATAAAAATATTAATGAAATCTTTTCTCTTGCAGAAGAATTTACAGATAATATTTTTTGTACTTCATTAAGTGAAAGTCACAGAGGATTTACTTCAGAAGAATTAAAGAATGTTATAAAAAGGAATGATCCCTCTATTGAATACTATTTTGATGATGATTTGGAAAAAATTACCAGAAAAGCTCTTTCCCTGAATAAAAAAGTTCTTATAGTATGCGGTTCATTCTATTTGATTTCAAAATTTAAGGAGCTTTATAATCTATAA
- the ftsH gene encoding ATP-dependent zinc metalloprotease FtsH — MQNNNDKKDDISKRLEELKKQRREQNNKNNNNNQKPPYSKLPFILGLVLLILVLTTAPNLTDKLNTSMQNVKEIQYTEFINKIKDGQIQEVEEKDDFITTKLKENNKDVIYKARKITDRVGEDTNLMGVIESKNINLKVQQPTGPNYFWPLVFNFLPFVIIIGAFVYLSKKMSNGQGGPGQIFNFGKTKTNKKENISKVKFDDVAGVDEAKEELKEIVEFLRNPEKFTKAGARVPKGVLLLGRPGTGKTLLAKAVAGESGASFFSISGSEFVEMFVGVGASRVRDLFEKAKKSRPAIIFIDEIDAVGRKRGTGKHGGNDEREQTLNQLLVEMDGFETDEKIIVVAATNREDVLDPALLRAGRFDRRISVDAPDVQGRIAILEVHAKNKKLADDVKLEDIAKITPGFVGADLENLLNEAAILAAREGRDVINMGDLDEAVDKIGMGLGQKSKIIKPEEKRLLAYHEAGHALVTELTPNADPVHKVTIIPRGSAGGFMMPLPEEKLVTGSKEIIASMRVSLGGRASEELVLDDVSTGAYSDIKHVTNLAKAYVTKVGMSKELGPINFEPLNDGEFMFGNGMSDETAREIDMEVRNLVKREYENTLNLLRENRDKLDQVAELLLKKETITGAEVRAIITGKTVEEIEKDDNSSNIVTKLNEAENEIEKSVEEDSKMGNATLSENV; from the coding sequence ATGCAAAATAATAATGATAAAAAAGATGATATATCGAAAAGACTCGAAGAGCTGAAAAAGCAAAGGAGGGAACAAAATAATAAAAATAATAACAATAATCAGAAGCCCCCTTATAGCAAACTTCCGTTTATTTTGGGTCTGGTCCTGCTTATTCTGGTTTTGACCACTGCACCGAATCTTACCGATAAGCTGAATACTTCAATGCAAAACGTAAAAGAGATACAGTATACTGAATTTATCAATAAGATCAAAGACGGACAAATACAGGAAGTAGAAGAAAAGGACGATTTCATAACAACAAAGTTAAAAGAAAACAATAAAGATGTAATCTATAAAGCAAGAAAAATTACTGACAGAGTGGGAGAAGACACTAATCTGATGGGTGTAATAGAATCAAAAAATATTAACTTGAAAGTACAGCAGCCCACAGGGCCAAATTATTTCTGGCCTCTGGTATTTAACTTTTTACCGTTTGTCATAATAATAGGAGCATTTGTTTATCTAAGTAAAAAAATGTCAAATGGTCAGGGAGGACCCGGTCAGATATTTAACTTTGGGAAAACAAAAACAAATAAAAAAGAAAATATATCTAAAGTAAAATTTGATGATGTAGCAGGTGTAGACGAGGCTAAGGAAGAATTGAAAGAAATTGTGGAATTTTTAAGAAATCCTGAAAAATTTACCAAAGCAGGAGCAAGAGTGCCAAAAGGAGTTCTGCTTCTGGGACGTCCGGGAACGGGAAAAACGTTACTAGCCAAAGCAGTAGCAGGCGAATCGGGAGCCTCATTCTTCAGCATATCAGGTTCTGAATTCGTAGAAATGTTCGTAGGGGTCGGAGCTTCAAGAGTAAGAGATTTATTTGAAAAAGCTAAGAAGAGCAGACCGGCAATCATATTTATAGATGAGATTGATGCTGTGGGACGTAAAAGAGGAACAGGAAAACACGGCGGAAATGATGAAAGAGAACAGACACTGAATCAGCTGCTTGTAGAAATGGACGGTTTTGAAACTGATGAAAAAATCATAGTAGTAGCTGCGACAAACAGAGAAGATGTATTAGATCCTGCATTATTAAGAGCAGGAAGATTCGACAGAAGAATAAGCGTAGATGCGCCGGATGTACAGGGAAGAATAGCTATTCTTGAGGTACATGCGAAAAATAAAAAGCTGGCTGATGATGTAAAATTAGAGGATATAGCAAAAATAACTCCGGGATTCGTAGGTGCCGATCTGGAAAATCTTCTTAATGAAGCTGCAATTCTTGCTGCAAGAGAAGGAAGAGATGTAATAAACATGGGTGACCTTGATGAAGCTGTAGATAAAATCGGAATGGGTCTGGGTCAGAAATCTAAGATAATAAAGCCGGAAGAAAAAAGACTGCTTGCATATCATGAAGCAGGACATGCTCTGGTGACAGAACTGACACCAAATGCCGATCCTGTACATAAAGTGACTATAATTCCAAGAGGAAGTGCAGGAGGATTTATGATGCCGCTTCCTGAAGAAAAGCTTGTTACAGGCAGTAAGGAAATAATAGCAAGTATGAGAGTATCACTGGGAGGAAGAGCTTCGGAAGAGCTTGTACTGGACGATGTAAGTACAGGAGCATACTCAGATATAAAACATGTTACTAATCTTGCTAAAGCTTATGTAACAAAAGTAGGTATGAGTAAAGAGCTGGGACCTATAAATTTTGAACCGCTTAATGACGGGGAATTTATGTTCGGAAACGGAATGAGTGATGAAACAGCCAGAGAAATAGATATGGAAGTAAGAAATCTCGTAAAAAGAGAATATGAAAATACTTTAAATTTATTAAGAGAAAACAGGGATAAATTAGATCAGGTTGCGGAACTTCTTCTGAAAAAAGAAACAATAACAGGTGCGGAAGTAAGAGCAATAATTACAGGGAAAACTGTGGAAGAAATAGAAAAAGATGATAATTCATCTAATATTGTTACAAAATTAAATGAAGCAGAAAACGAAATAGAAAAATCTGTAGAAGAAGACAGTAAAATGGGAAATGCAACTCTTAGTGAAAATGTATAA
- the tilS gene encoding tRNA lysidine(34) synthetase TilS produces the protein MLDFRITDKLKKIIGKYELLKKNDKVLIAFSGGPDSVFLFHCINFFRESLGLELELVYVNHKLREDADEDIKFVKEFAEKYEVRYHIREADVKETAVREKISEEEAGREERYRIFFDIMKENNIDKIATGHNLDDNIETFIFRLLRGTALNGLKGIPVKRGAIIRPILEFRKDYILEVLDGADEEYRLDSTNFETKYTRNKIRNLIFPLFSEVNPLFREKIAGLIEEINNFEDIEKSKEAVLWLSDLRKMDKTMQNKRIFDLISMYDIEINREKIRQIGELINSKGNKEINLGNNFILYKNYDKLEVIFQNEYVPLPEELILEEGIMTEWGDYLLEVTKRDIKESSRENGKIIFLGDKTNIKVRSRKEGDRIYLKNLGYKKIKKILIDEKIEKKERERIPVIELDNEIAAIGDIKISGKLELSRNAVSKEQMKLIIRRKNAK, from the coding sequence ATGCTGGATTTTAGAATAACCGATAAATTAAAAAAAATTATTGGAAAATATGAATTACTGAAAAAAAATGATAAGGTATTAATCGCTTTTTCAGGAGGACCGGATTCGGTTTTTCTTTTTCACTGTATAAATTTTTTCAGGGAAAGTCTTGGACTTGAACTGGAATTAGTATATGTAAATCATAAACTCAGAGAAGATGCAGATGAAGATATAAAATTTGTAAAAGAATTTGCAGAAAAATATGAGGTAAGGTATCATATAAGAGAGGCAGATGTAAAAGAAACTGCGGTCAGAGAAAAAATTTCCGAGGAGGAGGCCGGAAGAGAAGAACGATACAGAATATTTTTTGATATTATGAAAGAAAATAATATTGATAAAATAGCTACAGGCCATAATCTGGACGATAATATCGAGACTTTTATATTCAGGCTTCTGAGAGGAACAGCATTAAACGGCTTAAAGGGGATTCCTGTAAAAAGGGGAGCAATTATCAGACCTATACTGGAATTCAGAAAAGATTATATTTTAGAGGTGTTGGATGGTGCAGATGAAGAATACAGACTGGATTCTACGAATTTTGAAACAAAATATACCAGAAATAAAATCAGAAATTTGATTTTTCCTTTGTTCAGCGAGGTTAATCCTTTGTTCAGGGAAAAAATAGCCGGATTGATTGAAGAGATAAATAATTTTGAAGATATTGAAAAAAGCAAAGAAGCTGTATTGTGGCTTTCAGACTTAAGGAAAATGGATAAAACCATGCAGAATAAAAGGATTTTTGATTTGATTTCCATGTATGACATAGAGATAAACAGGGAAAAAATCAGACAGATAGGAGAATTGATAAATTCAAAAGGAAATAAAGAAATAAATTTAGGAAATAACTTTATACTTTACAAAAATTATGATAAACTAGAGGTGATTTTTCAAAATGAATATGTACCTCTTCCGGAAGAGCTTATACTGGAAGAAGGAATAATGACAGAATGGGGAGATTATCTGCTTGAGGTAACAAAAAGAGATATAAAAGAGAGTTCTCGGGAAAACGGAAAGATAATTTTTCTCGGGGATAAAACAAATATAAAAGTAAGAAGCAGAAAAGAGGGAGACAGAATATATCTGAAAAATCTGGGATATAAAAAAATAAAAAAGATATTAATTGATGAAAAAATTGAAAAAAAAGAGAGGGAGAGGATCCCTGTAATTGAATTAGATAATGAAATAGCTGCAATAGGCGATATAAAAATATCAGGGAAATTAGAACTAAGCAGAAATGCCGTTAGCAAAGAACAGATGAAATTAATTATTAGGAGGAAAAATGCAAAATAA
- a CDS encoding SpoIID/LytB domain-containing protein, translating to MKLKIILTAVFLMIYGLLSAKEMKIAILSNSGNQLYVRANNEIEVFSNGVLLGKKREVKFSAGKNAVTYEGQSYSDIVLKPEGTDFLYISKSGKSFDGYRGNFDLIIENGRIVPVNLVEMDQYLYSVIPSEIGKKFPDEAVKAQIVTSRTYSYYNAKNSKFKNYDMVDNVNSQVYKGIAAEDEKINSLIDKTKNIVMTYKGEPINAIFHDDSGGFTANVEDVWGGVPVEYLKAVDDSGNIMDSPRRYWTYTITKDRLRKIFGVYPEVIEVERKDNRIKKLFLTGSGKTVTVTGNEFRKRLGYTNIFSTVFDYSDNGGAFTFNGNGSGHGVGLSQWGAYAQAEKNKKYDQILQYYFTGIKIEEYRDAGF from the coding sequence ATGAAACTAAAAATAATATTAACAGCTGTTTTCCTTATGATTTATGGCCTGCTTTCTGCAAAAGAGATGAAAATAGCCATTTTAAGCAATTCGGGAAATCAGTTATATGTGAGAGCAAATAATGAAATAGAAGTTTTTTCCAACGGAGTACTTCTCGGCAAAAAAAGAGAAGTGAAATTTTCTGCAGGAAAAAATGCAGTAACTTATGAAGGGCAGTCTTACAGTGATATAGTACTAAAGCCTGAGGGAACTGACTTTTTATATATAAGCAAGAGCGGGAAGAGTTTCGACGGTTATCGGGGAAATTTTGACCTGATTATCGAAAACGGAAGAATAGTTCCTGTAAATCTTGTAGAAATGGATCAGTATCTTTACAGTGTGATACCTTCGGAAATAGGGAAAAAATTTCCTGATGAAGCTGTAAAGGCTCAAATAGTAACATCTAGAACATATTCTTATTATAATGCCAAAAATTCAAAATTCAAAAATTATGATATGGTAGATAATGTAAATTCACAGGTGTATAAAGGAATAGCAGCAGAAGATGAAAAAATCAACAGTCTTATAGACAAAACTAAAAATATAGTAATGACATATAAGGGTGAACCCATCAATGCAATATTTCACGATGACAGCGGAGGATTTACGGCTAATGTGGAAGATGTATGGGGAGGTGTACCTGTAGAATATCTGAAAGCAGTGGATGATTCGGGAAATATAATGGATTCTCCGAGAAGATACTGGACTTATACTATTACAAAAGACAGATTAAGAAAAATATTCGGTGTTTATCCTGAGGTAATAGAAGTGGAAAGAAAAGATAACAGAATAAAAAAACTGTTTCTAACAGGAAGCGGAAAAACAGTAACAGTTACCGGAAATGAATTTAGAAAAAGACTTGGTTATACCAATATTTTCAGCACTGTATTTGATTATTCAGATAACGGGGGAGCATTTACATTTAACGGAAACGGTTCAGGACACGGAGTAGGACTGTCTCAGTGGGGAGCTTATGCTCAGGCGGAAAAAAATAAAAAATACGACCAGATTTTGCAATACTATTTTACAGGAATAAAAATAGAGGAATATAGAGATGCTGGATTTTAG